The Raphanus sativus cultivar WK10039 chromosome 2, ASM80110v3, whole genome shotgun sequence DNA segment ATTGTGGCATTAAGAGTGATTGTGACCCTGTGAGTTGATTTCCTTTCTGATTTTATTGGAACCTCTGTGCCCATTGTATATTGCTATACACACTTCTCACTCTCCTTTCTTTTCTTAGGCATTGGCCCTTCTTGGAGAATATATTGATAACGAGGATTCATCTGTCAGAATTGGTGCTATTATGGGTCTCGGGATTGCTTATGCCGGTTCCCAAAATGATCAGGTGAAGATCTCTTATCTAATTACCTACAATGTTAGGTTAAATGTTCCGTTGAGTAGACAATAACATGCCCACTGTTTGGACAGATAAGAAGCAGCTTGTCTCCAATACTGAATGACGCTAAAGCACCTCTCGATGTGATTGCTTTTGCTGCACTTAGTTTGGGGATGATTTATGTTGGTTCGTGTAACGAAGAGGTTGCACAATCTATTATATTTGCTTTGATGGATCGGAGTGAGGCACAGCTGGGTGATGCCCTTACTCGTTTCTTGCCTCTTGGACTTGGACTTTTGTACCTTGGCAAACAGGTAGAAAACGAGTTGTACTTGATTAGTTTCTCGTTTGTTTACCCGATTGTTGTTTCCCTCGCTTATCAGTGTCAACTTGTTCCAATATCGAACAGGAAAGTGTGGAGGCTACCGCGGAGGTTTCAAAGACATTCAATGAGAAAATCAGAAAGTATTGTGATATGACACTTCTTTCCTGTGCGTATGCTGGAACCGGGAATGTCCTTAAGGTATCTGATCAAGTGTACTGGTTGTTGAATTACATAGTTTGTTGCTTTCTACTTTAGTTGCTAACAGTTCATTGTTCAGGTCCAAGACCTTCTGGCTCAGTGTGGAGAGCATCTGGAGAAAGGTGATATCCACCAGGGCCCAGCTGTGCTTGGATTAGCGATGGTTGCTATGTCTGAAGAATTGGGTCTTGATATGGCAATCCGTTCTCTGGAGCGCGTGCTACAGTATGGAGAACAGAACATTCGGCGTGCAGTGCCTTTGGCCCTTGGTCTCCTATGTATATCAAACCCAAAGGTAAATATACTTCTTTATATTCTTAAATCTGATTTTACCTTTCTCGCTTAAGACAGTGCTGTTACTCTCTAATCTTATCCATAATTCCAGGTGAATGTTATGGACACCTTGAGCCGACTTAGCCATGACACAGATTCAGAAGTTGCGATGGTGAGTTATCTTTTCGCCACTTAGGTTCATGTGTAGTAGTTATTTCATTGACTTAATTTGCAGCTGTGGACTGATGTTTCATTTTGTTTCCTACAGTCAGCGATTATTTCCCTTGGTTTGATCGGCGCTGGAACTAACAATGCAAGGATTGCTGGCATGCTTAGAAACCTCTCCAGCTATTACTACAAGGATGCCAGCCTTCTCTTCTGTGTAATGTGttaaatttcatgttttttttttgtttgcttatgtGCAATAAACACAGGTTCTactgattaggctagttctcaTTGTGTTAAGTTGCAATGCAGGTGCGTATTGCTCAAGGATTTGTGCATATGGGAAAGGGTCTCTTAACTCTCAGTCCCTTCCACTCTGAACGGCTCTTGCTATCCCCGTAAGTTCTAACATGTATTTTGTGAATACATAGCTTACAAAGCTCCTCCACCCTTTGAATCCTAATCATGTATGTTGTGTTTCTTTGAACCCCAGAACCGCGCTTGCTGGTATAGTGACTTTGTTGCATGCATGCCTTGACATGAAATCCATCATACTGGGGAAATACCATTATGTGCTCTACTTCCTCGTCTTGGCGATGCAGGTGAGTACAATGTTCTATGCGGAGTATTTTGTCAAATGAATTTAAGCGATGTTTTTATCTACTATAACGCATTACGTCGTGTGTAGCCAAGGATGATGCTGACGGTGGATGAGAACCTGAAACCCATCTCCGTGCCAGTGCGGGTAGGACAAGCAGTTGACGTTGTTGGACAGGCAGGTCGACCAAAAACAATCACTGGGTTCCAAACACACTCCACACCTGTTCTCCTTGCTGCTGGGGAGAGAGCCGAACTCGCAACCGACAAGTACGTTGTTTCCACTAAACTCTATATATTCCTACTAGCAACGAAACTTTGTTATGCACTTTGGATTCTAAACACTCCGGTTTTTGTTTTCTGGGATAACAGGTACATTCCATTGTCTCCCATACTAGAAGGTTTCATCATATTGAAAGAAAATCCAGACTACAGAGACGAGGAGTGAATCCAAAACTCGATGTTCCCAGCATTTGGATAATACTTTATGTCCACAATAAgttatttttcttagtttaatCACACACTTCTATGTTTCCCAGGAACTGGCTTAGTTAACACTTTCCTTCCGCTTCTTGTGtacttttatcatttctaaAAGGTTGgacaattttttaaagaaaaaaaatctaatgttttttctttatacaGCTCCTCTAAAACAAATCACTTTCCTTCTCCCAGTTTCATGCATTGTTCGCGCTCCAACTTTAATTTGTCACATATGCTAAGGCTTCTTTGTTGTCTTCATGCATGATTTGGCATAAacaatgtaaatataaaatggtaGGCAGGCTACACATATCCATATATGGCGTGCACGACTCGCTCGTTTACATaatgttttgttgttttatatctttgtttccaaCTACCACAAACCAATTCTCTCATAATAgcgattataaaataaatcttattGAAATTAACAACCAACAACAGTAAAGATATGTATAATGATGGTTAAGTTTTTGcctatatttgtaaattttcactatagaaaaaaaaattgaaaaggaaTAAATGAATGTGATACAGTTTCTATTACGATTTTGTTTATGGTAATCGTATGTTATACTGACGCTAATGGATCTCCTCCAGCTAGGAAAAACAAAACTAGTTTAATGGCCGCGACCACTTGGACTCGGACCCGAAGCCAAACGCTGAAACCAGTAATCCACCGTCGACTTCATCTTCTCCACCCTCATCACCGTCCCTCTTCCGTCGACCAACTTATCCGTTAGAACCCTCCCCGCCTCGGCCGGAAGCACTACGTGTTCTACCACCAATAACGACACAATCATCACCACGATCAAAACAGTAGACCAGCTAACTCTCCTCATTTGATTTTGCTCTCTCTTCTTTACGTTGGACCGACAGAAAGGAGCTTCGAAGTAGTCAGGTAATAGGTTATTATTTCCCAGGGAGAAAAGGCTTTTCTTTTCGTTTGTTTGGTTAATAAGTTATGGTTATGTTGTTAAATGCGATGGAGTATGtgaatatatatactttagttACGCCTGGTAACGAGGAAGAGGTCATGACACCAGAGTTCCTCACTTAGGTCGTATTTTACCGGCTCCATCTCACGATTGGTGTGTTGACCAAGTGTTGGGATTTGAAGGGGTCGCTCTATAACACTTTAACTTGTGTAAATTACATTGATACCCCATGTATAGGTATCATTGCAATATTACGAGAAATTTGTAAACCGAGTGATGTGCTAACAGATAGAGTTTCTTTTACGCGGCTATAATTCTATGCAActagtttttaatataacatgtaaTTTTGGCAAGATGTTATTTTTTGAGCGAGACAAGTAATCACATCTTTGTATCTTAGCAATGATCTAACagaaatttatatttctaaaaatttcaatatatgGAAACAAATTACATACCAATAAAATATTTCGATGCCGATAATTTTGCAAATTAAATCACAAAAGAAAACACATGCTTACTTTCGTTTTGAAAAGTCAATGTTTGAATTTTTGAACTAAACGCGTAAGTCACGGTTTGACTAGTTGAAGTACCGGTCCGCAAGCGGACCAATTCACAGTTAGTTTCACCAAATAACTCTCTTACCAGTTTAGGTTGGGGGAAAACATTGAATTAGTAACACATTACAGATGTAAAGTATGTTTAACCGTTGACGTGTAATATAAAAATGACAGCAACCACAAAaaccaagaaaagaaaaaccctCAAAATTTCCAATGGCCAAAAAAGACCTCTTTCCAAATTTCGAACTACTACCATTTTTtatccaaacaaaaataattctcTATGTAGCAAAACACTCGATAGATGCAGTCTGCAACGTCTTCTACGCATTCCTTTCTATGTCTGCAGCTACATACAGCAAAACCTCAATCTCCATCATCTCGATCTCTTCGCATTGAGATTCTAAAGAGCTGCGGACAGAGAAGAGAATGCATAGAAAACATTGCAGACTAGTCTATTGAATGCTTTGTTAGACGGATAGTATTTCTATCCTGGTGAAAATTGACAATAGTTCG contains these protein-coding regions:
- the LOC108842991 gene encoding PAMP-induced secreted peptide 1-like, which produces MRRVSWSTVLIVVMIVSLLVVEHVVLPAEAGRVLTDKLVDGRGTVMRVEKMKSTVDYWFQRLASGPSPSGRGH